The Helicobacter sp. 11S03491-1 genomic sequence AAAACCATTAGCAATTCTTATTGAAGGAGAAAATGAGCTCAAAAATTTCTATTCTGTAATCGCGGTAAATCCAAAAAAATGCAAAAATGTAGATTATAAAAATGCCCAAAAATTTAGCACTTGGATAAGAAGTCCAAAAGTCCAGTCTCTCATTGAAAATTTTAAGATCAACGGACAGATTCTTTTTACCCCTGATGCAACAAGCAGAAAAGCTCATTAACAAAATATATTATATATTTTGTTAAATTAATTTTTATTGTTTTAAAAATGAGATCCGGATAAGATTCAACCGGGTCTCATTTTTTGAAAAATACACCAATAAAATTTTCAAATAACAAATATCAAAAATAAAATACTAGAATTTTATTTTCTGGTATCTTTATCTAAAATGCCCCTCCAAACCCAAAATAAAATCCTTGACCTAAAATTTTTGAGGAATCTATACTTGCAAAAGCATAAGGAACATAGCCAATCTTTAATAAATAATGTTTCAAATTGATCCCAACATATAAACTCAAATCATTAATCAACCCTCCATAGCTATAATTACTCCCTCCAAAAATAGAATAATCTTTATAAAAAGCATAAAACAAACCAATCTCTAAAGGCAATACATAAGAAACCTTATTGATACCAAATTGCGATCCTATGCCTACATTAAATCCAATCTTCAAGTCTTGGATCATTTCATAAGTTACTCCCGGCATTACAGAAATATCAAGAATCCCATTCATAGCAAAATTATTTTTATTATTTTTAAAATCAATCATTTTTGAGATTACTACAGGACCCAAAATACTCCAATCCCATTTAGACTTTTTTGCAAAACCCATTTTTTCATTTATAAAATTTTGAAGTTCTTGTTTATCTTTTTCTTCAAGAGTATTTTTTTTAGGTTCATCCTCATCTACTCTATCTGTCTTATTGGTAATATCTGTTTGAAACTCTTTGGCAATACCCACTCCTAAATCAAACAACAAAATCAATAAACTTAAAATAATTTTTTTCATTTAAACCTCTAAATATTTAAGGCATTCTATCATTGATTTTATAGAAATATCTTGAAAAATAAAAATTTTACCATATATAATTGAGTCCGATATTGCCTACTCCAAATAAATCACGATCAATACTCATATCTCCACTCAAAGATATATCAACACTCAAAGAAGAATTCACCCAAAATTTTCCATTATAACTCAGTCTAAACCAAGTTTTTGAAGGATTCAAATCATAATTAATAAAAATATTTGATCCCTTAAAGGCAATAGCACGACTTTTTTGAATATCTAAAAAATGATACCTTCCTAATGCTTGAAATGTATGATTCATCGAATCTGTATGTAAAATATATTCACCCCCTACTCCTGCTGCTAACATATTTTCAAAAGATTCTTTTAAATCAAATATTTTTGAACTTGAAGAAGGTGTGTACATAAAACTATAGTTTAATAAAATAAGAGGTTTCACGGAATGATTTTCATTCAATACAATTTTGTATTTATAAAAATTTGTAAGGTTAAAAGCCAAACTATTATTTGTATAACTGTCATTATCAATCATGAGCGCTTGGTTGCTAATTTTTTGAGTGCTTAAAAGTTGATTTCCGGAAAGTATGCTTTGAATTTCATGATTTAAAAAAGTAAAATTTGTATAAACTCCTAATGAAAAAGAATTAAAAACTTCCTTATGGGAATCTTGAGAAAATACACCTGAATTATAATTAAATAACCCACCCAAAATAAGACTTGATTGACTCTCAGAAATTAATTCTCTATCATAGCCTATGGTTAGATTAAATGAAGATGTATTTGAAGGAACAGCAGCTGTTGAAGATGACCGATAATAAGAACCTCCTGCATGAATCCATGCAGAATTTCTCTCTCTAACATCCGGTAAATAAATATTATTTTTGCTATTACTTGCTAAGGCATACCGACGCATTATCTGAGTAAATTTTATTTTTGAAATTTTTTTGTCAAAAGCAAGCCCCTGGATACGAAAACCAACTTGTTGCCCAAGATATTCTGTAGTTTTTTGAGAAAAAATACCCATATTTGTCGTATTTTCTTGGAGTGTTTTATCGGTTTGTTCAATCAAAGAATGAAGCAAATTAGGATTGGTGTTAAAATTTTTCAAGCCTTCATTAATGGCAACTTCTTGAAATTTGCTCCCCTTAGCATTACCTTCAATCATGGAAGTAAGAATCAACAAAGCCTCAGGAGAAATTGAGGAAATTTTATCTGTTATATTTTGTATTTGTGAGGGCGAAATACCCAAAGATTCAGATTTTTCATTCAACACATCTGTAGGCTTTTCAGACAAAGGAGGCTCTTGTGTGGGTATAGAAAAATCTGTGAAAGTGAATGCAATCCCATTTGAATCAACTCTGGTTTTTGGAGAAGCGCTCAATCCGGAAAACTCAATAGTTTTATTAGTGCGGTTATCTTCAAGCTTACCACCTTCTCTCATAGACAAAAGTTCATATGTTTTATCATAAGAAAGATTACTCTTAAGTATTGTTTCATTAGAAATTTTTACTTGAACTTTTGTATTGGAATTAAGGGTCAGATTACCTGCTTTGATAGTTAAATAAGGCTCTTTAAAGTCTTCCCATTTATTTAAAAGATTAAACACTAATGAAGATTCTTCAGAAGTATCCAGGGTAATACCACCTCTAATGGTTGAAAAATCATTGACAAACAAATGATGAGTCTTGATAGATCCCTCATTATGAATCCCATACCCTTGCAAATAGATATTCTTAGCTTGCAATTGACTGCCCTTATAAGCCCGAAGCGCCGCATAGCTACCTCTACCCACAATCACTAACTCATCAACATCAATCTTACCGGGATTATCATTGATCATTCCTATCCCTCTATCCGGAGTCGTCAGTACTATTATTCCATTGGCGGTAACTTTTCCTTGATTATAAAGACCTGCAGCTTTGGAACTTTTCCCTGCTATGACTGTGAGAAAGTTAGTATTTATATCTCCTCCGGAATTAAATATTCCATATGTATCTGCTTCTATCCCACCAATAATCGTCATATTGTTGGATTTAAGGAGACTTCTATTGGTTATATTGGTTATCCCATTTCCCTTCTTCCCCCCAATAGCTATAATATTCCCTGCTATAAGATGATCTTCATTATAAAGACCATCGCTTCCTATTCCATTACCCCCAATTGCAGTCATTGCGTTGGCATTGATAATCCCAATGCTTCTGATTCCATAAGCATAATCTCCTGTGCCCCCTATAGTCGTTATAGTATCTGCGCTCAATACTTGTCCTAAGCTGTCAGGACTTCCGGATTCTTGATAGGTACCGACAAAAAATCCTAATTCTCCTATATTTTTTCCACCCATGCCAATAAATACTTCTTTTTCAATTTTGTTATCAGTAAAAGAACATTCAAAATTTTTGCATACACCACTAAAACCGCTTAAGCTTTTGGCAATCACAGGTGTTATAGAATCCCAATTATTAATAAATAAATATTGAGCGCTTAATCGTTTCATGTCTGTTGTGTTTAAGGATTGAAAATAAACTTTAGAAATCTCATAAGAACTAAAATCTCGATCTAAAATACTGCTACTACTGCCTTCATCTTGAGGGAACATTTTTTCGCTTGTGCCTGTTGTGCCAAATAAAATATTTCCCTTCTCATCAACTCTAAAACCTGTTTGAATCGCGATTGAAGAGTTAATCAATCTTGTTTTAGCCCCATCAATAGTGTTATAAGAAACATTTTCTCTTAAGTTTCTTGTTTCTACTCTTTCAAATCCCGTATTGGGAGTCTCAACTCCTTGTGCAATCCCTAGCAAAACCCCTACCTGAATCGCTAATATTTTTGAAAAACTAAGATCCGTTTTTTTCATTTACTGCCTTTTGTATAGAATCCTTATTTTTCCCCATTTCTCTTGCCCACATTTTTTCTTGTGCCTCATAAAATACTTCATCTATCCGGTTATAAATTTTAGATATAATTAATATTAATTATCAAAATAATATTATTCTCCCTAATTCTAAAACTATAACAGATATTTATAAAAAATACAAATTTAATTTTTATTAGTCAAAAAATAAAAAATTTTTATCATAAAGAAAATTGCTTTATTTTAATATACTATCCTTACATATAGGCTTTTAATGTCTCCTCCCGATAAAGCCTTATTTTTTAAAAATTAAAAATTTTATGAAATAAAATAATTCCCCTAGAAAAATTTAGCTTG encodes the following:
- a CDS encoding autotransporter outer membrane beta-barrel domain-containing protein → MKKTDLSFSKILAIQVGVLLGIAQGVETPNTGFERVETRNLRENVSYNTIDGAKTRLINSSIAIQTGFRVDEKGNILFGTTGTSEKMFPQDEGSSSSILDRDFSSYEISKVYFQSLNTTDMKRLSAQYLFINNWDSITPVIAKSLSGFSGVCKNFECSFTDNKIEKEVFIGMGGKNIGELGFFVGTYQESGSPDSLGQVLSADTITTIGGTGDYAYGIRSIGIINANAMTAIGGNGIGSDGLYNEDHLIAGNIIAIGGKKGNGITNITNRSLLKSNNMTIIGGIEADTYGIFNSGGDINTNFLTVIAGKSSKAAGLYNQGKVTANGIIVLTTPDRGIGMINDNPGKIDVDELVIVGRGSYAALRAYKGSQLQAKNIYLQGYGIHNEGSIKTHHLFVNDFSTIRGGITLDTSEESSLVFNLLNKWEDFKEPYLTIKAGNLTLNSNTKVQVKISNETILKSNLSYDKTYELLSMREGGKLEDNRTNKTIEFSGLSASPKTRVDSNGIAFTFTDFSIPTQEPPLSEKPTDVLNEKSESLGISPSQIQNITDKISSISPEALLILTSMIEGNAKGSKFQEVAINEGLKNFNTNPNLLHSLIEQTDKTLQENTTNMGIFSQKTTEYLGQQVGFRIQGLAFDKKISKIKFTQIMRRYALASNSKNNIYLPDVRERNSAWIHAGGSYYRSSSTAAVPSNTSSFNLTIGYDRELISESQSSLILGGLFNYNSGVFSQDSHKEVFNSFSLGVYTNFTFLNHEIQSILSGNQLLSTQKISNQALMIDNDSYTNNSLAFNLTNFYKYKIVLNENHSVKPLILLNYSFMYTPSSSSKIFDLKESFENMLAAGVGGEYILHTDSMNHTFQALGRYHFLDIQKSRAIAFKGSNIFINYDLNPSKTWFRLSYNGKFWVNSSLSVDISLSGDMSIDRDLFGVGNIGLNYIW